Proteins from a genomic interval of Rhizobium sp. SL42:
- a CDS encoding aldehyde dehydrogenase — MHISLLINGADQAAEGGRTFDRINPFTQKVATTASAASLKDVQAAVDAASAAFPAWSKTGPGERRKILLKAADIMEAKAGEFSELVISETGATGHWGGFNVMVAASMLREAASMTTQISGEVIPSNKPGSLSMGMRQAVGVCLGIAPWNAPIILGTRAVAMPIACGNTVILKASEQCPGTHRLIAQCLVEAGLPIGVISVITNAPEDAASIVEALITNPAIKRVNFTGSTKVGKIIGELCGRHLKPALLELGGKAPLVILDDADIDAAVNAAAFGAFANMGQICMSTERIIVDAKIADEFVEKLAAKASKLPAGDPRGHVVLGSLISLESAKKMEELISDAVSKGAKLVAGGKRDGSVVEATLLDHVTSDMRMYSEESFGPVKPIIRVAGEDEAIRVANDTEYGLSGAVFSRDIQRALSVAGRIESGICHINGPTVFDEPQMPFGGVKGSGYGRFGGKAAIAEFTELRWITIEDPNQHYPF; from the coding sequence ATGCATATTTCATTGCTGATCAATGGCGCCGATCAGGCCGCCGAAGGTGGCCGGACCTTTGACCGGATCAATCCCTTTACCCAGAAGGTCGCAACGACGGCTTCCGCCGCGAGCCTGAAGGACGTGCAGGCGGCGGTCGATGCCGCTTCCGCGGCGTTTCCCGCCTGGTCGAAGACCGGTCCGGGCGAGCGGCGCAAGATCCTGCTGAAGGCGGCGGACATCATGGAGGCCAAGGCCGGCGAGTTCAGCGAGCTGGTGATTTCCGAAACCGGTGCCACCGGTCATTGGGGCGGATTCAATGTCATGGTGGCGGCCAGCATGCTGCGCGAAGCGGCTTCGATGACCACACAGATTTCCGGCGAGGTCATCCCGTCGAACAAGCCGGGCTCGCTGTCGATGGGCATGCGTCAGGCGGTTGGTGTGTGCCTTGGCATCGCACCCTGGAATGCCCCGATCATTCTCGGCACCCGTGCCGTCGCCATGCCGATCGCTTGTGGCAATACCGTCATCCTGAAGGCATCGGAACAATGCCCGGGTACCCATCGCCTGATTGCCCAGTGCCTTGTCGAGGCTGGTTTGCCGATCGGTGTGATCAGCGTGATCACCAATGCGCCGGAAGATGCAGCAAGCATCGTCGAGGCATTGATCACCAATCCGGCGATCAAGCGGGTCAATTTCACCGGCTCGACCAAGGTTGGCAAGATCATCGGCGAGCTTTGCGGTCGTCACCTGAAGCCGGCGTTGCTCGAATTGGGTGGCAAGGCTCCGCTTGTCATTCTCGACGATGCCGACATCGATGCGGCGGTCAACGCGGCAGCCTTTGGTGCCTTCGCCAATATGGGCCAGATCTGCATGTCGACCGAGCGCATCATCGTCGATGCAAAGATTGCCGATGAATTTGTCGAAAAGCTTGCGGCCAAGGCTTCGAAACTGCCGGCTGGCGATCCACGCGGCCATGTCGTTCTGGGCTCCCTGATCAGCCTCGAGTCTGCCAAGAAGATGGAAGAACTGATCAGCGACGCCGTCTCCAAGGGCGCAAAGCTGGTGGCCGGCGGCAAGCGTGACGGCAGTGTGGTCGAAGCGACACTGCTCGACCATGTGACTTCGGACATGCGCATGTATTCCGAAGAGAGCTTTGGACCGGTCAAGCCGATCATTCGCGTCGCTGGCGAGGATGAGGCGATCCGTGTTGCCAACGACACCGAATACGGGCTGTCCGGCGCTGTGTTCAGCCGCGATATTCAGCGGGCACTTTCCGTTGCCGGGCGTATCGAATCCGGCATCTGCCATATCAATGGCCCAACGGTCTTCGACGAGCCGCAGATGCCGTTTGGAGGCGTGAAGGGCAGCGGTTATGGCCGCTTCGGCGGAAAGGCGGCGATTGCGGAGTTCACCGAACTGCGCTGGATTACAATCGAGGATCCGAACCAGCACTATCCGTTCTGA
- the pobA gene encoding 4-hydroxybenzoate 3-monooxygenase codes for MRTRVAIIGSGPSGLLLGQLLTNAGIDNIIIDRVGKDHILARVRAGVLEEGMVGMLDRAGVGARMHREGLPHDGFSLAFDGRDHRIDLFDLTGSKRVMVYGQTELTLDLIERRERDGSITIHDAANVTPAGFDGESPYLTYDKDGVSHRIDCDFIAGCDGFHGASRKAVPETAIKTFEKVYPFGWLGILADVPPVNHELIYANHPRGFALCSMRSNTRSRYYVQCSLDDTVDMWSDDRFWDELRRRLPAHHAEALVTGPSFEKSIAPLRSFVAEPMRFGRLFLVGDAAHIVPPTGAKGLNLAASDVFYLIEGLLEFYQEKSKAGLDAYSAKALKRVWNAVRFSWSMTTLLHRFPDNGDFGQKIQEAELDYLTHSRAAATAMAENYVGLPY; via the coding sequence ATGCGCACCAGGGTTGCCATCATCGGCTCAGGCCCATCAGGCCTTTTGCTCGGTCAGCTTTTGACCAATGCGGGTATCGACAACATCATCATCGACCGGGTGGGCAAGGATCATATTCTTGCCCGCGTGCGGGCCGGGGTTCTGGAAGAAGGCATGGTCGGCATGCTCGACCGTGCAGGTGTCGGTGCGCGCATGCATCGCGAAGGCCTGCCACATGACGGCTTTTCACTCGCGTTCGACGGCCGAGACCACCGTATCGACCTTTTCGACCTGACGGGCAGCAAGCGGGTGATGGTCTATGGCCAGACCGAGCTCACGCTCGATCTGATCGAAAGGCGGGAGCGGGATGGCAGCATCACGATCCATGATGCGGCCAATGTCACGCCGGCAGGTTTTGATGGCGAAAGTCCCTATCTGACTTATGACAAAGACGGTGTCTCCCATCGCATCGACTGCGATTTCATCGCCGGCTGTGATGGTTTCCACGGGGCCAGCCGCAAGGCGGTTCCGGAAACTGCGATCAAGACCTTCGAAAAGGTCTATCCCTTCGGGTGGCTCGGCATTCTGGCCGACGTGCCGCCGGTCAATCACGAGTTGATCTATGCGAACCATCCCCGTGGCTTCGCACTCTGTTCGATGCGCTCGAATACCCGCAGCCGCTATTATGTTCAGTGTTCTCTCGACGACACGGTCGACATGTGGTCGGACGATCGATTCTGGGACGAGTTGCGCCGTAGGCTGCCGGCCCATCATGCCGAAGCCCTGGTGACTGGCCCCAGTTTCGAGAAATCGATTGCACCCTTGCGCTCTTTTGTCGCCGAGCCGATGCGCTTCGGACGCCTGTTCCTGGTGGGCGATGCGGCCCATATCGTGCCGCCGACCGGCGCCAAGGGGCTCAATCTGGCGGCATCCGACGTCTTCTACCTGATCGAGGGCCTGCTTGAGTTTTACCAGGAGAAGTCGAAGGCCGGGCTTGATGCCTATTCCGCCAAGGCGCTGAAACGGGTGTGGAACGCCGTGCGCTTTTCCTGGTCGATGACGACGCTGCTGCATCGCTTTCCCGACAATGGCGATTTCGGCCAGAAGATCCAGGAAGCGGAACTGGACTATCTGACGCATTCCCGGGCGGCTGCAACAGCGATGGCGGAGAATTATGTCGGCTTGCCCTACTGA
- a CDS encoding helix-turn-helix domain-containing protein yields the protein MIPTYELYGEDEPASARFWVHCETIPARSSQYHWEIGLHRHVHFFQILLVTGGSGDALFGSEIVRFEPCAVLTIPPAINHGFRFSPDIDGHVLTFLASRLPVRPGEPNQLGAFLQSPRVTQLDDNHADSGLIRESLRRLCQEWQDRRGGRTLLLEAYLATALTLTARLAGQEAGDAETTDENDRRMEALTAMMHREVRNHRAASFYAKALGISPTHLNRVVKNKAGVSTQDLLMRRLLEEAQRELLFTPGSIQEVAFRLGFADPAYFSRFFTRQTGTTPRAWRLREQQRLSPRASGDAVTGSS from the coding sequence ATGATCCCGACCTATGAACTCTATGGCGAGGACGAGCCCGCGTCTGCACGATTCTGGGTGCACTGCGAAACGATCCCGGCGCGAAGCAGCCAATACCATTGGGAAATCGGCCTGCATCGCCATGTGCATTTCTTCCAGATCCTGCTGGTCACCGGTGGCTCGGGCGATGCGCTTTTTGGCAGCGAGATTGTGCGTTTCGAACCCTGTGCGGTCTTGACCATTCCGCCCGCCATCAATCATGGGTTCCGCTTTTCGCCAGACATTGACGGCCACGTTCTGACGTTCCTCGCATCGCGCCTGCCCGTCCGCCCCGGTGAACCCAATCAACTGGGTGCCTTTCTGCAGAGCCCGCGGGTCACCCAACTCGACGATAACCATGCCGATTCCGGTCTGATCCGGGAAAGCCTCCGTCGGCTTTGCCAGGAGTGGCAGGATCGACGCGGCGGCCGCACCCTTCTGTTGGAAGCCTATCTTGCCACCGCCCTGACATTGACAGCGCGCCTCGCAGGACAGGAGGCCGGGGATGCCGAAACCACAGATGAAAACGACAGACGCATGGAAGCGCTGACGGCCATGATGCACCGCGAAGTCCGAAACCATCGCGCGGCAAGTTTCTATGCCAAGGCCCTCGGAATTTCGCCAACCCATCTCAACCGCGTGGTCAAGAACAAAGCCGGCGTCAGCACCCAGGACCTGCTGATGCGTCGCCTGCTGGAGGAAGCCCAGCGCGAATTGCTGTTTACCCCCGGCAGCATCCAGGAAGTGGCTTTCCGCCTCGGCTTTGCCGATCCCGCATATTTTTCGCGGTTCTTCACCCGCCAGACGGGGACGACCCCGCGCGCCTGGAGATTGCGAGAACAGCAGCGCCTGTCTCCGCGCGCCAGCGGCGACGCAGTCACCGGATCATCGTGA
- a CDS encoding sulfatase → MNRKILDRKPRSTQFSLLGMLLFSAVGWFAFTLPDHPDAIVIDAFARLPLEVPLLGLALLFARGRPARFLAWLVTLFVFAILLLKLADIGTQAAFQRPFNPYLDARMLMDGWNLLSGSIGIAATLAAIVAITAALIGSGFLFLRAIDWMAMAEGRMRNGLLVAFAAPLLIGAFGFAAGQPRVEARMSRYLLERLALIASSVEDLRAFEADLARTDGQTSGAGLFSAITGQDVVLIFVESYGRSAIEDPRYASVTMSRLQAVETQLASASLSSASAWVGSPTVGGLSWLAHGTLLSGLWVDSQARYDRLMRSEKPSLNRLFADAGWKSVAVMPAITMAWPEAAYFGYDRILAAADLGYRGQPFNWVTMPDQYTLSAFERRVRPLPVSERKPVMAEIALISSHAPWTPVASLVDWQAVGDGSVFDTQAMGGESPSVVWADPERVRGHYIRTIDYSLETLGSYMARFGNDTVFVILGDHQPASIVTGTDAPRGVPLHVVSADAALIDRFRRAGFAAGMIPKPDTREWRMDQMRAVLIDLFTMIR, encoded by the coding sequence ATGAACCGCAAAATCCTGGATCGCAAGCCGCGTTCGACGCAATTTTCGCTCCTGGGGATGTTGCTGTTTTCCGCAGTCGGCTGGTTTGCCTTCACCCTGCCGGACCATCCCGATGCCATCGTTATCGATGCTTTCGCGAGATTGCCGCTGGAAGTGCCGCTACTCGGGCTGGCGCTGTTGTTCGCCAGAGGCCGGCCCGCGCGCTTTCTTGCTTGGCTGGTGACGCTGTTCGTTTTTGCAATCCTCTTGCTCAAGCTTGCCGATATCGGCACGCAGGCCGCATTTCAGCGTCCTTTCAACCCCTATCTGGACGCCCGCATGCTGATGGATGGATGGAATCTCCTGTCCGGTTCAATCGGCATCGCCGCCACGCTCGCGGCAATCGTTGCCATCACCGCTGCGCTGATTGGCTCTGGGTTCCTGTTCCTGCGGGCGATCGACTGGATGGCGATGGCCGAAGGGAGGATGCGCAACGGACTGCTTGTCGCCTTTGCTGCGCCGCTGCTGATCGGCGCATTCGGCTTTGCTGCCGGCCAGCCTCGTGTCGAGGCGCGGATGTCGCGTTATCTCCTTGAACGTCTCGCTCTGATCGCAAGCTCTGTCGAGGATCTGAGGGCCTTCGAGGCTGACCTGGCTCGCACAGACGGGCAGACATCCGGCGCTGGCCTGTTTTCGGCAATCACGGGTCAGGATGTTGTTTTGATCTTCGTCGAATCCTATGGCCGCAGTGCCATCGAAGACCCCCGTTATGCATCTGTAACGATGTCCCGCCTGCAGGCGGTCGAGACGCAACTGGCATCGGCGAGCCTTTCCTCCGCCAGCGCCTGGGTCGGCTCGCCGACGGTGGGCGGGTTGAGCTGGCTTGCCCATGGCACGCTGCTGTCCGGGCTCTGGGTCGATAGCCAGGCACGTTATGATCGGTTGATGCGCAGTGAAAAACCAAGCCTGAACAGGCTGTTCGCCGATGCGGGCTGGAAAAGTGTCGCGGTCATGCCGGCGATCACCATGGCGTGGCCTGAGGCCGCCTATTTCGGCTATGACCGGATTCTGGCGGCTGCCGATCTTGGCTACCGCGGTCAGCCGTTCAACTGGGTGACGATGCCCGACCAGTACACGCTTTCGGCCTTCGAGCGACGGGTTCGTCCGCTTCCGGTTAGCGAGCGCAAGCCGGTGATGGCCGAAATCGCGCTGATCTCCAGTCATGCGCCCTGGACGCCGGTGGCCAGCCTCGTCGACTGGCAAGCGGTCGGGGATGGTTCGGTCTTTGATACGCAGGCAATGGGCGGAGAGTCGCCATCGGTTGTATGGGCAGATCCGGAGCGCGTGCGCGGGCACTATATCCGAACCATTGACTATTCGCTGGAGACATTGGGAAGCTATATGGCACGTTTCGGTAATGACACGGTCTTTGTCATTCTCGGCGACCACCAGCCCGCATCGATTGTGACGGGCACGGACGCGCCGCGCGGCGTACCCCTGCATGTGGTCAGCGCAGACGCGGCGCTGATCGACCGTTTCCGCCGGGCCGGATTTGCCGCAGGCATGATCCCGAAGCCCGATACGCGCGAATGGCGGATGGATCAGATGCGCGCTGTCCTGATCGACCTGTTCACGATGATCCGGTGA
- a CDS encoding lysylphosphatidylglycerol synthase transmembrane domain-containing protein yields the protein MFLLRLAAPIVTIALIAVMAMWVDRVALVQAFSHVSISDLGLGLVLVQLQIMLSALRWRFTAARLGQPIALNRAIGEYYVASLLNQSLPGGMAGDAIRAWRMRTSGQGGWKLPAKAVLFERLSGQAAFFVLAACGIVAWPLLMGASEPVRLHSVLPAMLACAVLALIGLMWAIRTNSFHRLASLLPDLQHVFVKDRAWAVQIGLSLVILATYLAIFLLASKAVGASLPLVSALTAIPLALLAMLIPAGLGGWGTREAAAMALWPFLGASAADGLAASLLYGALSLAGAAPGILVLALPGFAAAGTKS from the coding sequence GTGTTCCTGCTCCGCCTGGCCGCCCCGATTGTGACCATTGCCCTGATCGCCGTCATGGCGATGTGGGTCGACAGGGTCGCCCTGGTTCAGGCTTTTTCCCATGTCTCGATATCCGACCTGGGGCTTGGCCTTGTGCTCGTTCAGCTGCAGATCATGCTGTCGGCGCTGCGCTGGCGCTTTACGGCCGCTCGTCTTGGCCAGCCCATAGCGCTGAACCGGGCCATCGGCGAATATTATGTGGCAAGTCTGCTGAACCAGAGTCTGCCCGGCGGCATGGCAGGTGATGCGATCAGAGCCTGGCGCATGCGGACTAGCGGACAAGGTGGCTGGAAGCTGCCGGCCAAGGCTGTTTTGTTCGAGCGTCTTTCCGGTCAGGCTGCGTTCTTCGTGCTGGCGGCCTGCGGTATTGTTGCCTGGCCCTTGCTGATGGGCGCATCCGAGCCGGTCCGGCTGCATTCGGTGCTGCCGGCCATGCTCGCATGTGCCGTCCTTGCCCTGATCGGCTTGATGTGGGCAATCCGGACCAATAGCTTCCACCGTCTCGCAAGCCTGTTGCCGGACCTGCAACACGTCTTTGTCAAAGACCGGGCTTGGGCGGTGCAGATCGGATTGAGCCTTGTCATTCTTGCGACCTATCTCGCAATCTTTCTGCTGGCATCGAAAGCCGTCGGCGCTTCGCTGCCCTTGGTCTCGGCGCTGACGGCCATTCCGCTCGCCCTGCTTGCCATGCTGATCCCGGCAGGCCTTGGTGGCTGGGGCACGCGCGAAGCTGCCGCCATGGCGCTTTGGCCGTTCCTCGGCGCCAGCGCCGCCGATGGACTGGCGGCCAGCCTGCTTTACGGCGCATTGTCTCTTGCCGGAGCGGCGCCGGGGATCCTCGTCCTCGCCCTGCCCGGTTTTGCCGCGGCAGGGACGAAAAGCTAG
- a CDS encoding FkbM family methyltransferase has translation MNLKARLGTSWGLVRSLVVYYAQPWRRLALKRFYSHLIQPGDLVFDIGAHVGSRSQTLLLLGAKVVAVEPQPVFADFIEDRFKGRLKAFERVAVGQKPGQIDLLISRRHPTVTSISPRFVETVRKTPGFAQVVWDHKVTVPMVTLDQLITRHGVPVFCKIDVEGAEAEILDGLSTPIALIAFEYLPAMPSVVTHAIGRLLSLGDYRFNRVVGESHRFVGDAWISAEEMLDELAAMPPDAFSGDIYARLEPR, from the coding sequence ATGAACCTCAAGGCGCGTCTCGGTACTTCCTGGGGTCTGGTCCGTTCGCTTGTCGTCTACTACGCACAGCCTTGGCGCCGCCTTGCACTCAAGCGGTTCTATAGTCATCTGATCCAGCCAGGCGATCTGGTCTTCGACATCGGTGCCCATGTCGGCAGCAGAAGCCAGACACTGCTCTTGCTCGGGGCGAAAGTCGTCGCCGTCGAGCCTCAGCCCGTCTTTGCCGATTTTATCGAAGACCGTTTCAAGGGACGTCTGAAGGCCTTCGAGCGTGTGGCCGTCGGCCAGAAGCCGGGGCAGATCGACCTGTTGATCTCAAGGCGGCATCCGACCGTGACGAGCATATCGCCGCGTTTTGTCGAGACGGTGCGGAAGACACCGGGCTTCGCCCAGGTGGTCTGGGACCACAAGGTGACGGTGCCGATGGTTACGCTCGACCAGTTGATCACCCGCCACGGCGTGCCGGTCTTTTGCAAGATCGACGTCGAGGGAGCCGAGGCGGAAATCCTGGACGGTTTGAGCACGCCGATTGCGCTGATCGCGTTCGAATATCTGCCGGCCATGCCATCGGTCGTGACGCATGCAATCGGCCGGTTGCTGAGTTTGGGCGACTACCGTTTCAATCGTGTCGTTGGAGAAAGCCATCGTTTTGTCGGTGACGCGTGGATAAGCGCCGAGGAAATGCTTGACGAACTCGCAGCCATGCCACCGGACGCGTTCTCGGGCGACATCTATGCACGGCTGGAGCCCCGATGA
- a CDS encoding CDP-alcohol phosphatidyltransferase family protein — protein sequence MVSEPERMGDWVGDDGLRRPSSSLLLRDTLLHLAGIFVATLVVAMTATLHVPLGWDFVVSAMVITGVIFAFALHALPGHPHRRFGPANVVTAVRAAMVSLTGAAVLFLNQLDQTDIALWTLVGVVLVALAMDGIDGYLARRFGHTSEFGARFDMEVDALLILILSVAAAVLDKAGVWVVLIGLMRYGFVAAQLFMPGLRGELFVSFRRKLACVLQIVALCLVLMPFVEPPYSSGISAIALAMLIYSFGVDIVYLLGQPGRPR from the coding sequence ATGGTCAGCGAACCGGAGAGGATGGGTGATTGGGTTGGCGACGACGGGCTTCGCCGCCCCAGTTCGAGCCTGCTCCTGCGCGATACCCTCCTGCATCTGGCCGGCATATTTGTAGCGACGCTGGTGGTTGCAATGACCGCGACATTGCATGTGCCGCTTGGCTGGGATTTTGTTGTCTCGGCCATGGTCATCACCGGGGTGATCTTCGCGTTTGCCCTGCACGCGCTACCTGGTCACCCGCATCGACGTTTCGGGCCCGCCAATGTGGTGACGGCCGTTCGTGCGGCAATGGTCAGCCTGACAGGCGCGGCGGTGTTGTTTCTGAACCAGCTTGACCAGACGGATATCGCACTCTGGACCTTGGTCGGCGTCGTGTTGGTTGCACTGGCGATGGACGGCATAGACGGCTATCTGGCGCGCCGGTTTGGACACACATCCGAATTCGGTGCGCGCTTCGACATGGAAGTCGATGCCTTGCTGATCCTGATCCTCTCGGTCGCAGCGGCTGTCCTCGACAAGGCGGGCGTCTGGGTCGTGCTGATCGGATTGATGCGCTACGGATTTGTCGCCGCACAGCTGTTCATGCCCGGATTGCGCGGTGAGCTCTTCGTCTCCTTTCGTCGAAAGCTGGCCTGTGTCTTACAGATAGTCGCGCTTTGCCTAGTGTTGATGCCGTTTGTCGAGCCGCCCTATTCGAGCGGCATTTCGGCAATTGCACTTGCGATGCTGATTTATTCCTTCGGTGTTGATATCGTGTATCTGCTTGGCCAGCCGGGCAGACCGCGATGA
- the ribA gene encoding GTP cyclohydrolase II RibA, with protein MSSTHDSAFQFSTPAVEVERAVSELRYGRPVILKEGARHLAAVSLDCIAPSLYDQFALATQDSHALLLTAPRAGRLGLGYGRDMLAPLAGVSFDRASRLAYALGADQPQSYQPADNLASLSSELARIALLLPAMVVADVTYSADRFSGCCSIEADRLRGADVARQRFDKVVRTRVPLAGLGKAEFVVFRGGLAQKDQVAIIVGQPDLTKAVPVRVHSSCMTGDLCGSLKCDCGDQLRNGLSLLKHAGGGVLLYLDQEGRGTGIGAKMRAYGYQHLGLDTIDADAELGLGEDHRRYEAAIAMLQLLEIKRVAVYTNNPTKIAALRAGGISVEARAPVNGIVTAENENYLRTKTLRAGHMMDLETLVAAE; from the coding sequence ATGTCATCGACGCATGATTCCGCCTTCCAGTTTTCAACGCCGGCCGTCGAGGTTGAGCGCGCTGTCTCTGAATTGCGCTACGGCCGGCCTGTCATCCTGAAGGAGGGCGCGCGCCATCTCGCCGCTGTCTCGCTCGATTGCATTGCGCCGTCGCTCTACGATCAGTTTGCATTGGCTACGCAAGACAGCCATGCGCTTCTTCTGACGGCGCCACGCGCCGGCCGCCTTGGGCTCGGGTATGGACGAGACATGCTCGCTCCACTCGCCGGCGTGAGTTTCGACAGGGCGTCGCGGCTGGCATATGCCTTGGGTGCGGACCAGCCGCAGTCGTACCAGCCGGCTGACAACCTGGCGTCTTTGTCTTCCGAACTTGCCCGCATCGCCCTGTTGCTCCCCGCCATGGTCGTCGCCGATGTGACCTACAGCGCCGACCGGTTTTCCGGCTGTTGCTCGATCGAGGCAGACCGGTTGCGCGGTGCCGATGTTGCCCGCCAGCGCTTCGACAAGGTCGTTCGGACGCGCGTGCCATTGGCGGGCCTTGGCAAGGCGGAATTTGTCGTCTTCCGTGGAGGCCTTGCGCAGAAGGATCAGGTTGCGATCATTGTCGGTCAGCCTGACCTTACCAAGGCTGTTCCCGTGCGAGTCCATTCGTCTTGCATGACCGGCGATCTTTGCGGGTCGCTGAAATGCGATTGCGGTGATCAGCTTCGCAATGGCCTGTCCTTGTTGAAGCATGCCGGCGGTGGCGTGTTGCTTTATCTTGATCAGGAAGGACGCGGTACGGGCATCGGCGCCAAGATGCGCGCTTATGGCTATCAGCATCTCGGCCTGGATACGATCGACGCGGATGCCGAACTCGGTCTGGGTGAGGATCATCGGCGATACGAGGCAGCCATTGCCATGCTGCAACTGCTGGAGATCAAGCGCGTTGCGGTATATACCAACAATCCGACCAAGATCGCGGCTCTTCGTGCTGGTGGTATTTCCGTTGAAGCGCGGGCGCCTGTGAACGGGATCGTGACCGCGGAAAACGAGAACTATCTGCGCACCAAGACACTGCGCGCCGGCCATATGATGGACCTCGAAACGCTGGTTGCTGCGGAATAG
- a CDS encoding zinc-dependent alcohol dehydrogenase: MKPLSDEQSVSDVMTTSSLWFEAEGCCRLRHENLPRPQQGELGVRTLFSGISRGTEALVFAGKVPVSEHARMRGPNMGGSFPFPVKYGYAAVGRIEVGPAELMHRMVFCLHPHQDVFVIAADQASVLPETVPADRAILAANMETALNVVWDAGILPGDKVAVFGAGVVGSLIAFIASGIVGTETVLVDRDPSRARLAVSLGLGFVEASALEGEFDVLINASGSSEALESAIGHAGMEARIVEASWYGDRQASIPLGGTFHSRRLQIVSSQVGAISAARRPRWSFARRMAKALELLADQRLDVLISGETDFRDLETAYPHILSSQETLCHRIRYR, encoded by the coding sequence GTGAAGCCTTTGAGCGATGAACAGTCTGTGTCCGACGTCATGACAACCTCCTCGCTGTGGTTTGAGGCGGAAGGGTGCTGTCGACTTCGCCACGAAAATCTGCCCCGTCCTCAGCAAGGCGAGCTCGGCGTTCGCACACTCTTCAGTGGCATCAGCCGCGGGACGGAAGCGCTTGTCTTTGCCGGTAAGGTTCCCGTCAGCGAACACGCACGCATGCGCGGACCCAACATGGGCGGCAGCTTTCCGTTTCCGGTCAAGTACGGCTATGCCGCCGTCGGACGGATCGAAGTGGGTCCGGCGGAGCTGATGCACCGCATGGTCTTTTGCCTTCATCCACACCAGGATGTCTTCGTGATCGCCGCAGATCAGGCATCAGTCCTTCCAGAAACGGTGCCGGCAGACCGCGCGATCCTGGCTGCCAATATGGAAACTGCGCTCAATGTCGTCTGGGATGCCGGCATCCTGCCGGGCGACAAGGTAGCCGTCTTCGGCGCGGGCGTGGTCGGCAGCCTGATCGCATTCATTGCCTCCGGTATCGTAGGTACCGAAACCGTGCTTGTCGATCGCGACCCGAGCCGCGCCCGCCTCGCCGTAAGCCTTGGTCTGGGTTTCGTGGAGGCCTCGGCTCTTGAGGGCGAGTTTGATGTTCTGATCAATGCCTCCGGATCGTCCGAGGCCCTTGAAAGCGCGATCGGCCATGCCGGGATGGAAGCGCGCATCGTCGAAGCCAGCTGGTACGGCGACAGGCAGGCCAGCATCCCTCTCGGCGGTACCTTCCATTCCCGCCGGCTGCAAATCGTCAGCTCGCAGGTGGGGGCCATTTCTGCTGCTCGGCGTCCGCGCTGGAGCTTTGCACGCCGCATGGCCAAGGCGCTTGAACTCCTGGCCGATCAACGTCTTGATGTACTGATTTCCGGTGAAACCGATTTCCGCGATCTTGAAACCGCTTATCCGCATATCCTGTCCTCGCAAGAGACCCTGTGCCATCGCATCCGCTACCGTTGA
- a CDS encoding 6-pyruvoyl trahydropterin synthase family protein: MFAVEVRDHIMIAHSLPRPVFGPAQGMHGATFVVDAAFFTRDVDEDGLAVDIGAASTVLAETLKPLNYQNLDEVAVFKGKVTTTEVIAKHIFDQLAQAVADGRLGPGSHRICKLKITLHESHAARGWYEADL, translated from the coding sequence ATGTTTGCCGTTGAAGTCCGTGACCACATCATGATCGCCCATAGTCTGCCGCGTCCCGTGTTCGGCCCCGCCCAAGGTATGCATGGCGCAACCTTTGTGGTGGATGCCGCCTTTTTCACCCGCGATGTCGATGAGGATGGTCTGGCGGTCGACATCGGCGCGGCGAGCACGGTTCTGGCCGAAACCCTGAAGCCGCTGAACTATCAGAACCTTGACGAAGTCGCCGTCTTCAAGGGTAAGGTGACGACGACCGAAGTCATCGCCAAACACATTTTCGACCAGCTGGCGCAGGCCGTCGCCGACGGGCGTCTCGGCCCGGGCAGCCATCGCATCTGCAAGCTGAAGATTACACTGCACGAATCCCACGCAGCGCGCGGCTGGTACGAGGCCGACCTTTGA